The sequence below is a genomic window from Thermoproteota archaeon.
ACTTCCATCCGAATTCATCATTCTTCTAGCTAGTATGAATGGAGTTATCAATAATACAGGAATTGATATTGCAATGAAGACTGTCTGAAGCTGTGTTAAAGCAATGGTGAGTGCAATTCCGCTTGCAGTTCCAACAAAAATCGACAGCAAAGAACCAACGCATGTAGGACACGCAATGAATAATCCAGTTGCAGCACCTACTGTGCTCATTCCTCTCTTTTTCTTTGATAGCCTGATTGCATTGACTGCAATTGCCATGTTTAGTGCTACTAAATATGAGACAATTATTTGCAAAAGTAGGTTGATTGGTATTATCTGCAATCCTACATGATCTGTTATGTACACCACAATCTTTGGCATGTATCCTGGCGCATCACAACATGGAATAATGTTAGCCGATGGCACATTTACCCCATAATGATATGAGAAACTAATTTGTTCATCATACACCAAAGTCCCTGATGTTAATGAGAAGAAAATTCCATATGAGATGAATGTTATAATGAATATTTTTTGAGATTTTTTTGTAAATGAAATGGCAGCTAGCGTATGAAATATACCTGATCTTCCAACGAGTGCCTTTTTCTTTTGATAATTATACAATCCATAGGCTATCGAACCTAATGCCAGGGAAAATATGACATAAAATCCATATGATAATCTAATGTAAGAGTCAATGGCGTCAGGAGTCACCATTTCTGGGTCTTGAAATCTACCATAAACCACAAACGAGGCTATGACTGCAATTATTCCAACAATCAAAAACGGTCTGCTATTTTTTGTCGTTGCCTGCTCTGACATGATTTAGAATTTTTATGATTAGATTAAATTGTATCTTTACTTTGCCATTTGCGGCCTGAATATGTAGATAATTGCAATTATTTCCAGTCTTCCAAATATCATTAGAAATGCCATTGCCATTTTTGTTGATGGTTCCAAGTCAATTGTAATTACATCGGCCGATAATCCGCCTGTGGTGATAATTCCTGTTGCTTCAAAAAATGAATTCTCCAAGCTTGCCCCTGTCTCACCTGAAAGATATGCTCCTGCAATTCCTGCAAGCAGTGGAAACATTATCAGCATAATGATAATTGTTTTTGTTTCATTTTTTTCGCTTTGAGTTAATTCTTGTGTTCTTGATTTTCTTTTGGAAAGATATTGTTTCATGTGGATAAATCTGAAAATTTTGATTCCACCTGCAGTTGAAAATCCACAACCCCCAATGAACATTAGTATGATTAGAATGGTATGAGAAACGCTGTTAAGTGCCTCTAAACTTGTAATCTGCAATCCTGCAGTTGTGCTTGCTGAAATAGTATAGAATATTGAATCCAGAGGATCCAATCCGCTAGTGGATACAAATAAGACTATTGCGCCACCTAAGACGGCAAAGTATGTTATGACTTCTTTTCCAAGTTTTGGTGCCAAAAATCGTTTCCTGACAAATGCATAGTGGAAAGTAAATGGTAAGGCCCCAAGTATCATTGCTGCAAATAATACGATATATTCTTGCCAAAGCAAGTCTACCAAGATTGTAGAGCTTGGTAGGAATCCTCCTGTAGCAAGAGTGCTCATAGCTAGTGAAAAATTATCAATAAGATTTCTCTCGCCAAAAAAGTATAGCAACAGTGCCACAATTACAATATACAAAGTAAAGATGACTGTAATTGTACCAAATAATTCTCTCATATGCAGTGTTCTTCCAGAAATGAATCCCCTCATTGCTTGCAATTTACTTTCTGGGTAGAATGCAGTAATTACTAGGTAAATGAAACTCATTCCTCCTACAAGCTGTGTAAAGCTTCTGTAAAAGGTAAAACTTTGAGGAAGCTCTTCTGGCTTATCAAATAATGAAATCCCGCCAGTACTGAATCCAGCAGCACTTGAGAAAAATCCATTTGCAAAAGTCTCTACTGGAGTCAGATTTTCATACTGTAGGACGTAAAAGTATGGAATTGTTCCAAACAATGTTAGGATAAACAGGCTTGAGAACACAAGAATTGATGCCTGCTGAAGGTTCAGCGATGCCTTTTCCCCATACGAGTTTAGGAAAAAACCTGTCACTAATAGCAAAACTGTCGTAATGAAAATTCCTGTTGCAGTAACTGTATCGTTTAGAATAGTAGCTAAAATTGCAGGTACCAGTAATAGCACTCCAGAAAATTGTAATACAAAACCTAGGTTTCCTAGTATTGCCTTGACAGGTGGGCTAAGAAGTCTTGGCTGAGTTGCAGTTGCATCTCGTATGACATTTGCAATTGTGACTTGAAAGATCATGCCTACTACGAAATTATTTTTATCCAGGGCGGGGAGCTTTCTGATCTTATGATCCCTCATTATGTGTAATGCTTCTTGCAGTGTTGCAGATTCCTGAATGGTAATTAGCGGAGTCGTCATAATGTCCTTTAACCTTGTAGTCTCTGCATTGATCTTTGCATCAGATACTTTACTGATGATGTCTTCATCAGTTACAATTCCAATTGGTTCATTTGCTTCATTTGTAACTATGATGTCATCTGTTTCTTTATGTTGAAGCATCCTTGCTGCTTCTCGTGTAGGAGTATTTTGATCTAGCATCAACACATCTAGAGACATATAATCTGAGACTGGTTTTGTTAGAACGTAAGATACTGAACGTTCTGGTGCGGTTGACATTATTACAGCTCCTTTATCCCTAATATTTTAAGTAAGAACTGTCAAGTTTTATTGTTTATAAAAGAAATTTGTTCAAGTTGAAGCAAGTTCGATGACCCATCTTTATATGCATTAAATAATAATAAAATTTGTAGGCATGGAAATAAATCAACAACAAGAACCTGATTATGAATCAGTAAAGATCGATTATGTTGGATTTGTAGATCCTTATGCAGTTGAAGGAATGCTTGTTCTAAAATCTGATGATGGAAAAGAATTCCATATGCGGGCTTTTTCTGGCGAGGTTGCAAGACACATTGCAAGCTTTACTGAAGAGTCTCGTGATTCTGTTCCGACCATTTACAAAATGCTTGAAGAGATATGTGAAGAAAATGAATTGGTACTTGTAAAGGTAAAGATCTATGATAGTGGGGAAGTCTTACGTGCGAATCTGTATTTTACTGGAAAGAAAGATGTAGTGTTGAGAAATTATCGTGCCTCTGATGCTATGGCTTTGGCAGTATTTTACAACATACCAATCTTAGTTAGAAAAAATCTCTTAAAAGAAAAATTAGAAGCTTAGGTTACTATTTCTTCTAGTCTATCTTCTTCTTGAGCCCTCTTAATCTCCATGGCAATACGTCTTCCAATACCAAATGTCGTCCCATACTGATATTTTGTATAGGGACTAGTTGTTGCTACTATGGGATTTCCTGGAACTCTCAATGAAACATCATAGACTATGATCTCCAAATCCTTTGTAATTACGCTTTGAAGTGAGAATGGGCCAATTATTCCTGGTGGATACTCTTTTGCAACCGCCTTGACAAATTTGTCACCCATTGAGATTACCTTTTCAAGTAATGATTCTCTAATGCTTGCAGGAGTATGTCCAACTTCGATGTTTTGAATGTCAATGTTCATGTCTAGTTGTTGTTTTGCTGGCAATGCGTTATAATCATGAATGTTAGTCTGCAATCTTCTCTCTATTCCAATAAAGTCTACATGCTCCGAGATTGGTGTATGAAAATAATTAAAATTAAGATATGTTCCAATTGCTAATTCCTCAATACTAGAGTTTTCCAAATCCTTACGTGAAATAATTCCTTGTTTGATTCTCTCTTCTGATTTTTTCTTGTAATCTGAATATGATGAGACAGTAAAGAATGCTCTTTCAAGTTTTCTTGATTTTTCTTGAACTTTGACAATACTTGGCTTGTTAATGTCCTTTGGGTTTTTGAATAATTTAGGAAATTTTATTCTGGCTTTTTGAAGCAAATAGTATTGATTACGTTTGTGTGAGCGTTCTTCTGCCTGAAATAATGATCTATTTCCAAAGATTGGTACTTTGAATGAATTCTCAATTGTCTTGTATCCAAGATATGCTGTAAGGGATCTATGTGGGACAATTATTGTGTTGGTATCTCTTAACATTTTTTGGGTCTTGGCAGATGCCATGTCCTTGAACTTGTTTAATACTACAATTTCATCTGCGATTCTTCCAAATCTTTGATATGGTACTTCTCTTCCTTTTTGGCATAATACCACTGTGTTGAACTCTTCATCTTTTGCTCCATCCATTACTTCTAGTGCTGAATGGCTTCCAAGTACTCCAATTCTTACATCTCCATAATTATCAATAATTTTTTTAATGTCTGACTTTTTTATCACAAAATAATTATTTTAAAGGAGGTAATATAGCTATTTTCAAAATGTTAGGGAAACTCTTCCCAAAATTTTTCTTTTCTAGGACCAAATAATGAATGATCAATCTCATCTAGAATGGATTCCAATTCATCCAACTCTTCATATGACTCGATACCATTTTTTGATAAAGGAAGATCGTTTTCCTGTTTTGAAAGCTCAACTCCATACATCTTTGCAGTAATCCAATCGACTTCCAATACTGCATAGTCTAACTCCATACTATGGATTCTTGTTTTCTTTATTGTGATCGAGTATGTATGTAAAGATCAAACATAGTTTAGAGCATTCAAGATTTATTCATTGGATGGTTTTAGTACCTTTATGCTTTACAGCTTTGAATTATTCTTAGCAGGGATAATTTTATTTTCTGCAATGTTTGCTGGTGGTATCAGTCTTTGGATTAAACGAAGAAGAGAACAAGAAAAGAACAATTTTTCTGAAAGTGATGATAAAATTCGTCCTGAATAGTGCCAAGTCTGAATTCATCCCCAATAGATAAAATACTCTAACATCGCTGATATTTTCATGAAACTAATAATTGGCATGACTGGAAGCACCGGAGTCATCTATGGTATCAGAATGCTTGAAGTGCTGAAAAAATTATCAGTTGAAACTCACCTTGTCATGAGTGAATGGGCTGCAAAATGCATACCAATGGAAACTGAACATACTCCAGATTATGTAAAGTCACTTGCAACAACAGTATCTGATGAAAAAAACATGGCAGCAAGCGTATCTAGTGGAACACACAAAGTTAATGGAATGATTGTTGCCCCCTGTAGTATGAAGACATTATCAAGCATTGCAAACGGTTATGATGAAACATTGGTTGCACGAGCTGCTGGTGTCACAATTAAAGAATCTAGAAAATTAGTATTAATGGTACGAGAAACTCCACTGTCTGCTATTCATTTAGAGAACATGCTTAAATTATCTAGATTGGGAGTTGTTATTCTACCTCCAGTAACAGAATTTTATACAAAACCAAAATCAATAGATGACATTGTAAATCATGGTGTTGGAAAATGTCTTGATCAATTTGATATTGAACATGATTTGTACAAACGTTGGGGAAGTTAATTTAATTAAATTATTTTAGGAAAGTATCTTGCCAAAAATCACTTTTGAAAAAATTATCAAAGCTGAAAGAAACAAAGTATTTGATATTGTCTCAAATTATGAAGAATTTCAAAAGACTTTGCCCCAGTATTTTCCTTCAATTCGTGTCCGGTCTGTAAGAGATAATGTGGCCGTAGTTGAGGAACATCTATCCATTGCAGGTAGAGAACTCGTAATGATGACAAAGCACGTGATAAAATATCCAGAGTTACATGAGGTCTTTGTAATTGGGGGTGATGCCAAAGGAAGTCACATAGTTGAAAGGTTCGATTCTGTCCCTGAAGGAACAAAAATTACAGTAACTGCAAACATAAAACTGAGTGGTGCACTGAAAATTGCTGGATTATTTGCTAAAGGAAAAATCAAAAATGGTTTTGTTACAATAATGGATGAATTTGCAAAAATTGCTGAGAATTAATTTTTAGAATCTTGTTTATCTTTGAAATCTTTTAATTCCTTCTCGCCTTCGATTTTGCCTTTTTCATATTCGCCTTTTGCTTTACCAAAGGTCTTTGCGAGTTCAGGAATCTTCTTTGCACCAAATATGAAGACTACAGCAATGATAATAATGAATATCCATTCTTGACCTGCAATAAAATTGGCTAAACTGAGTCCTAGCATGCTCTATTCCAAATAACTGTAGTTGAGATTTAAATGTTCATTATTCTACATGAGTGAATTCATTTCAGATGTGGTTATTTTGTGATCTGAGTCTTTTCTTTTCTCGTCTTTCAATTAGTACCATGCCTGCAAGATAGAGTCCTATCATAGGTCCTGCAATAAACCACATTGTAACTCCGCTACCATCTGGAGTTATGGCTGCACCAAAAATAACTATTGCAACTATGGCATATCGTATGTTATTTCGCCAAAATTTTGCATCAGTTATTCCTGATGCTGATACCGCATACATGATTAGTGGAAGTTGAAAGGATATACCAAATGC
It includes:
- a CDS encoding CBS domain-containing protein, producing MSTAPERSVSYVLTKPVSDYMSLDVLMLDQNTPTREAARMLQHKETDDIIVTNEANEPIGIVTDEDIISKVSDAKINAETTRLKDIMTTPLITIQESATLQEALHIMRDHKIRKLPALDKNNFVVGMIFQVTIANVIRDATATQPRLLSPPVKAILGNLGFVLQFSGVLLLVPAILATILNDTVTATGIFITTVLLLVTGFFLNSYGEKASLNLQQASILVFSSLFILTLFGTIPYFYVLQYENLTPVETFANGFFSSAAGFSTGGISLFDKPEELPQSFTFYRSFTQLVGGMSFIYLVITAFYPESKLQAMRGFISGRTLHMRELFGTITVIFTLYIVIVALLLYFFGERNLIDNFSLAMSTLATGGFLPSSTILVDLLWQEYIVLFAAMILGALPFTFHYAFVRKRFLAPKLGKEVITYFAVLGGAIVLFVSTSGLDPLDSIFYTISASTTAGLQITSLEALNSVSHTILIILMFIGGCGFSTAGGIKIFRFIHMKQYLSKRKSRTQELTQSEKNETKTIIIMLIMFPLLAGIAGAYLSGETGASLENSFFEATGIITTGGLSADVITIDLEPSTKMAMAFLMIFGRLEIIAIIYIFRPQMAK
- a CDS encoding DUF1297 domain-containing protein gives rise to the protein MIKKSDIKKIIDNYGDVRIGVLGSHSALEVMDGAKDEEFNTVVLCQKGREVPYQRFGRIADEIVVLNKFKDMASAKTQKMLRDTNTIIVPHRSLTAYLGYKTIENSFKVPIFGNRSLFQAEERSHKRNQYYLLQKARIKFPKLFKNPKDINKPSIVKVQEKSRKLERAFFTVSSYSDYKKKSEERIKQGIISRKDLENSSIEELAIGTYLNFNYFHTPISEHVDFIGIERRLQTNIHDYNALPAKQQLDMNIDIQNIEVGHTPASIRESLLEKVISMGDKFVKAVAKEYPPGIIGPFSLQSVITKDLEIIVYDVSLRVPGNPIVATTSPYTKYQYGTTFGIGRRIAMEIKRAQEEDRLEEIVT
- a CDS encoding UbiX family flavin prenyltransferase, producing the protein MKLIIGMTGSTGVIYGIRMLEVLKKLSVETHLVMSEWAAKCIPMETEHTPDYVKSLATTVSDEKNMAASVSSGTHKVNGMIVAPCSMKTLSSIANGYDETLVARAAGVTIKESRKLVLMVRETPLSAIHLENMLKLSRLGVVILPPVTEFYTKPKSIDDIVNHGVGKCLDQFDIEHDLYKRWGS
- a CDS encoding SRPBCC family protein translates to MPKITFEKIIKAERNKVFDIVSNYEEFQKTLPQYFPSIRVRSVRDNVAVVEEHLSIAGRELVMMTKHVIKYPELHEVFVIGGDAKGSHIVERFDSVPEGTKITVTANIKLSGALKIAGLFAKGKIKNGFVTIMDEFAKIAEN
- a CDS encoding translocase; the protein is MLGLSLANFIAGQEWIFIIIIAVVFIFGAKKIPELAKTFGKAKGEYEKGKIEGEKELKDFKDKQDSKN